The sequence GCGCAGCTCGGGGAGGGGCGCGCGGCGGTTGAGGAGGACGGCCGTAGCGCCGGCCCGCCAGATGCCCCACAGGTGCGCGGCAAGCAGCGGCCCGCGCGGCAGGTGAAGCGCCACGCGAAGCGGCGCAGCGGACGTTTGGGCCCGCAACCATTGCGCCACCCCCGCCGCCCGCGCATGGAGCGCAGCGTAGGTCCATCGCCGGCCGGGGCGTTCCCACGCCGCCCGGTGCGGATGCGTGCGGGCGTGGTAGGCCAGCGGATCCATCAGGCCACCTCCAGCGGATACGGCGACAGGCGCGAGGGGTCGACGGTGCACGCGGCGCGGCGCACCGCTCGCAGCGACACATGCGGCACCTCCAACGGCAGCCGGGTAGCCAGCACGTCGGCCTGCAGGTGCCGGTAGGTGTCAAGGCCCACCGGCGCGGTGGCGTAGGCAGCCGACCACTCAACCAGCGCCGCCATGCCGACGCCGCTCTCGTAGGCCGCGCTCAACACCACCGTTTGGTCGTGCGCGGCCGCCGCATCGGCCCACGCGGCCAGCCGGTGCGGCCCGCCAATAAGCATCGGTTTGAGGACGATAGCCGCCGCGTAGGTATGATCGCTGAGGTCCGCAGGCGCCAGCGTGCGCGTGCTTTCGTCAAGCGCTATCGGATACGGCCAATCGGCGGCCAGCGCCGGTAGCTGCGTCGGGTCATCGAGCGGTTCCTCTACATACGCGAGCGTCTCCGCGCCCAGCGCCGCAGCAAACGCCTGCGCCTCGTCCCACGACCACGCCCGGTTGGCATCCAGGCGAAGCGCGCCCTCTGGGGGCATCCGGTCCAGCAGCGTCGAGACGAGCCGTGCATCATTGGCCGGTGCGCGGCGGCCCACCTTCAGCTTGAACACCGTGTATCCATCTGCGCGGTACTGCTCGAACGCCTCCAGCACCGCGTGCGGTGTACCGCTCAGCAGCGCATTGACGGGAACGGTCACATCGTTGGCGGGGCCGTCGCGCTGGGCATCGGCCGCCGCCTGGGCGACACCGCATTGCACCGACGCGCACACATCACCGAGCGCTGTCGTGTCACCGGAGCGCAGCGCCGCGTGGACGGCGTCGGTGGCGAGCTGGTGGAGCGCCTCATCAAGCGTTTCACGGCTGAACCCGGGCAGCGGCGCCACGTCGCCCCATCCCACAGCGCCGTCAGCGGTCATGCAGCGCAGCACGGCGCCGTCGCGGTGATGCACCGTCTGCGTACCAAGGCGCAGCGGGCGCGAGAGCGGAAGGCGGTATCGGAAGCAATCGGTGCGCATCACAACGTCCATCCGATGAAAAAGAGCACGGCGTACAGCGCCAGAAAGCGACCGGTGCCTGCCAGCAGCCGGTTCATGGCGGCCGGATCGTGCGTGGTTGCCACGGCACGCACAAGATACACCGCCCAGGGCGCAAGTACCAGCGGAAGCAGCGCGGCCCACGCGGTGTCTGTCTTGTTCATGAGGGCCACCGGAAGCGCGAGCGCGCCCACAAAGCACGCGCCATACAGCGCCACCGCGGCAGACCGTCCCATCCGCACGACCAGGGTTCTGCGCCCGGCGGCGCGGTCATTGGCCAGGTCGCGAATGTTGTTCACAAGGAGGATGGCCATGGAGAGCAGCCCCGGTGCGAGGCCCACCGCCAGCACGTACCCCGGCAACTGAAGCGCCTGCACGTAATACGTGCCGCCCACCGCAACCGGTCCAAAAAAGATGAGCACAAACACGTCGGCCAGCCCCAGCGATGCCAGCGAGTACGATCCGCCCGCGGTGTACCACACCGCCGACGCGATCGACGCAATGCCCACGGCCACGATGGGCCAGCCGCCGCGGATCATCAGGTAGGTGCCAGCGGCAACGGCCAGCGCAAAGACGGCCACCGTTGCGCGGCGCATGGTTGTAGGATCCACCCAACCGGCCTGGGTGACGCGCAGCGGCCCCACGCGGTCTTCGGTGTCGGCGCCCTGCAAAAAGTCGGCGTAGTCGTTGTGGAAGTTGACGCCCACCTGAATGAGCAGCGCGGCGGTGAGCGCGAGGGCCGCAGCCACCGGATGAAACGCGCCCGCCGAGAGGGCCAGGGCAATGCCCATGAGCACCGGCGCGGCCGCCGCGGGGAGCGTCTTGGGGCGCGCGGCCTGTATCCAAATGTGGGGAACGGAGCGTGGGTGGATGTCGGTAGGCATCGATACGCAAAATCAATGAAAGGGTGTGTCTGAAAATCCACGGCCGGCGGTGCGTTCCACCATGCCCCAAGCACGCAGGCGCAGCCGCCGCGTAGACCGGCGGGCGTCGGGGGCGCTCGAATCGAATCGACAAATTCACGCTTCTCCTGCGCACATCCGAAACTTTCTGCGGGGGCGGCTCGGTCTCATGATGCTATGGCAACCCACACATCACATGACGTTTCGGTAGCGGACAACGCCGGGTACGCGGAGCTCATCGTCGGGAATGGCAACTTCCGGCGGCTCTGGATCGGCACCCTCATCTCGTTGCTGGGCGACTGGTTTAACACCATCGCGCTGTACACGCTCGTCACCACGCTGACGGGCTCGCCGCTCGCGCTGGGTGCGGTGTTTATCACCAAGATGCTGCCGTGGGCGGTGGTATCGCCCCTCGCAGGGGTTATCGTGGATCGGTTCAACCGCCGCCGCCTGATGATTGGGGCCGACATCGCGCGGGCGGTGGTGGTGCTTGGCTTTCTCCTGATCGATCAGCCGGGCGAGGTGGGCTGGCTCTACGTGTTGATTGCGGCACAGGTCGTCATCGGGTCGGTCTTTCAGCCGGCGAAGAGCGCGGCCCTGCCCAACGTCACCACGCCGCGCGAGCTGCTTACGGCCAACGCCTTGATGTCGGCCACGTGGTCGACGATGCTGGCGGTGGGCGCTGCACTGGGCGGACTGGCGACGGAGTGGCTTGGGCCTGAGGCGGTCTTTTGGATCGACAGTGCGTCGTACTTGGTCTCTGCCGTCTTTATCGCCGGCACGCGCATCCCGCAAGACACCGACGCGCCCCAGGGGTCGATGCTCCGCTCCGCGGCCCGCGAAATTACCGACGGTTGGCGGCACCTGCGCACGCATCCGCGGATTGGGCGCATCGCCTTTGCCAAGGCCACCTGGGCGGCCGGCGGCGGGGCGCTGGTGTATCTGCTCGCGCTATTGGGGAACGAGGTGGCGCCGGGTGCCATTGCGGCCGGCATCGGCGTGCTGTTCATGGCCCGCGGCATTGGCACCGGCATTGGACCGGTGGTGGTGCGGGCACTGTTTACCGACGAAAAAACGTGGCCAAGGGTGATGGGCGCGGCCATCGCGGCGTGCGGCCTGTGCTACGCGGCGGTGGTGTGGGTGCCGTGGACCACCGCGTGGCAGCACGTAACGCTGATCTGCGCGCTCATCATCGTTGCGCACGGGGCAAGCGGCGGGAACTGGACCGTCAGCTCGGTGCTGCTGCAAAAGCGGACGGAGGATCGCTACCGCGGGCGTGTCTTCTCCACCGACTGGCTGCTGGTGATGACGGCCGAGTCGGTCTCCATCTTTACGGCCAGCCTGCTGCTTGAGGCCGGGTGGCTGACCCTGGTGCAGAGCTTCCTCGTATTCGGCGGGCTACAAGTGGCCTGCGGGCTGGCCTGGCTGGCGATAGTGGTCCCGCGCGAGCGGGCCGCTGACGACGCGGCCAGGCAGGCGCCGTAACGTGGCGAGGCGCTTATGCGCCGGCGGCGTGGACGCACAAGAAGCGATGCAGCAGGCCGTCTACCGCCGTGGTTGGCGCCAGGCTGTTTAGGACAGCCTCAAATTCTTCCGCGCTGGGCAGATCCTCGCGGTAGTGGTCGCGGTAGTGGATGAGGCGCTCGCGCTCCCGGTCGGCGTCGAGCTCGCTGTGAAATTGCGTGCCGTACACCGGTGCGCGGCGCAGGCGAAAGGCCTGGTGCGGCTGATCGTTGGCGGCGAGTTCTACAGCACCCGGCGGCAGGCGCCGCACGCGATCGTGGTGGCCCATGTTGGCCGTAAAGCGCGCCGGAAATGCACGAAAGAGCGGGTCGCGCCGGCCGGCCGCGGTAAGGTGCACGGTGCGGCAGCCCAGCTCGGCCGCTTCCGGATCGTGCACCACCGTGCCGCCCAGGGCCCGCGCAATCACCTGATGGCCCCAGCACGACCCAAACGTAGGCAGGCGCCGCTCGACCGCCGTTTGCACCAGCGCGAGCAGCGCAGGCATCCAGGGATGGTCGTCGGTGGCCGAGTACGCCCCGGCGCCGCCAATGAGCAAGGCATCGGCCGAATCGAGCAGCGCCGGCGTGAGCGGATCGCGGAGGACGCTGCGCGCTACGAGTTGGGGCGGGCGTAGGCGGCAGCGCTCCAAGAAGCACGTCTGCTCCTGGCGCTCCATGGTGAGGGCGTCGCGGGCCTGCAGCAGCACCACGCGCAGGGCCGCGAGCGATGGATCGGGCGTCCAGGAAGGCATAAACGGGTCAGAACGAAGGAGGATTACGCGTCGCGGTAGCCGTAGGAGCGCAGCATCCGCTCGGTGTCGCGCCAGTTCTCGCGCACTTTTACGTGGAGCTGCAGGTAGACGGGCGACTGCACGAACGATTCGATATCGGGCCGGGCCGTTTGCCCCAGACGCTTAATGGCCGTGCCCCCTTTTCCGATGAGAATGCCCTTGTGCGACTTCTTGTTGACGACAATTTCGGCGTCGATGAAGTCCTTTTCGTCGGTGCGGGCCTCGTAGTCGACCACGTTCACCTGCACCGAGTACGGAATTTCTTGATGGAAGAGCTGGAAGACCTTCTCGCGGATAATTTCGGCAACGAAGAAGCGCTCCGGGTGCTCGCTGATCATATCCTTCGGGTAGAAGGGCGGGCCCTGCGGCAGGGCCTGTACGACGAGCTCCATGAGGCGGTCGAGGTTGAACCCCTTGCGGGCCGACACCGGAATAATTTCCTCGAACTCGCGGTGCTCGGCATACGACTCGACGAGCGGCAGGGCGTCGTCTTGGGGGATGAGGTCGAGCTTGGTGAGCACCAAAAAGGCCCGCCCGCCGCCCAGCTGCTTCAGGCTGAAGGTTTCGGGACGTTGCTTGGTGGCATCGTGCAAGAAGAGGAGCAGGTCGGCATCGCGCACGGCGTGCTCAACCTGGCCCATCATGGCCCGGTGCAGCTCGTACTCCGGCTTGATGATGCCGGGCGTGTCGAGGAAGATGATCTGGTGGGCATCGGAGGAGTGGATGCCGATGATGCGCTGCCGGGTGGTTTGCGGCTTGCGCGTGACGATGGACAGCTTTTGGCCGAGGAGCGCGTTCATGAGGGTCGACTTGCCCACGTTGGGCGGGCCGATGAGCGCGACGTAGCCGCTGGTATGATCGTCGGGGACGGAAGCGAAACCTGAGGGAGGCATAAACGAGGACGCAAAAGAGACAAAAAACGATGAGGCGTTACGCGGTGCGGAGCCGGGCAGCCATGTCGCGCACGGCGGTATCGAGGCCCACAAGGATGGCGCGGGCCATGATGGCAAACCCAATGGAGACCTCGTGCACGTGCGGCACGGCGTCGCAGAAGGCGGCGATGTTGCGGTAGTCGAGGCCGTGGCCCGCATGCACGCGCAGGCCTTCGTCGTGGGCCACGGCGGCCGCTGCGGCAAGGCGCTCCAGCTCGGCTGCGCGCGCATCGGCGGTGCGGGCATTGGCATAGTCGCCGGTATGCAGCTCCACAGCGTTGGCCCCCGCCGCGCGGGCCGCGCGAATGTGCGCGGGCACCGGGTCTACAAACAGGCTGACCTGCGCGACGCCCGCGTCGTACAATTGCGGGACGACCGCCTCGAGACGCTCGGCGTTGGCCGGCACGTCGAGGCCGCCCTCGGTGGTAATCTCCTCGCGGCGCTCCGGCACAAGCGTCGCCAGATCGGGCGCCACGTCGCAGCAAATCGCCACCACGTCGGGGGCGGTCGACAGCTCGAAGTCGAGCTTGCCCGTCACGGTTTCGCGGAGCAGGCGCACGTCGCGCTCGGTGATGTGGCGCCGGTCCTCCCGCAGGTGAAAGACAATGCCGTCGGCCCCGGCGTGCTCGCATCGGGCGGCCGCGTGCACCGGGTCCGGAAACGACTCCGCCCGCGCATTGCGCAGGGTGGCCACATGGTCGACGTTAATTAGGAGATTCATAAGCGAGCTGTTGAACCGAACAAACGGACACGTGTACCCGACGAACCCTGCATGCGGCCCTTTGTTTTGCGGAATGGCGCCGCCGGCCGCTGCCCAAACGGATTTTGCGGATTCTACGGAGGGGAGAGTTGCAATTCGGCGCGCCCCCCTGTATTTTTGGCGATGCTGTCGGATTCATCCGCAGCGATCAGCATACGAATGTCGTTTTTGCCAATCATCATCCACCCACGCGCACATGGCTTTCGGTAGCCAAGGTCTTCGCACAGGCATTCAGGTTGTTCTGGTGCTCCTCATCATTGGGCTCTCATACGTCCTGTACAGATCCATCACGGAACCGTACGAGCGTATCGAGCGGCAACGTCGCATCACCGAGCAGGTGCGCGACCGCATGACGGACATCCGCACGGCACTGGTCGACTACGAGCGCGACAGCACGGTCTTCCCCGACTCGTTGAATCTGTTGCTTCAGCACATTCGCCGCGACTCGGTGCTTAGCACCTACCAAGACAGCGTCTTTGGCGAACCGATCAACCTCGACTCGCTCCTCTACTCTCCACGCACGGGCAAACGTTTTCAGTATACGGTGAACGATACCGGGCGTGTGGGCGTGTACCTGCTGCAAGACCCGGACACCGACGACAAAATTGGAACGTTGGAGCCGGACCCCACGCAAACCAATGCGGCGTCCTGGGAGTAGGTGCGCCTTCAGCGCTCTTTCTTCGCTTGGCAGCTGCATGGATTATGCGTCCGTGCAGCTGTTCGTATGTGCGCCGATCGACCGATCATTTCACAGCGTGTGCCGCTTGGCGTGTAAGCCATGAGCGAATCGATTTTTGCTGCTATCGACCTGTACGGCACGGCGGTGCGGTACGCAGTCATCGATCAGGACACCGATCCGCCGCACCTGCTGCAGGTGGGGGTATGCGACCTGCCGTTTGACGTGGTAGATGCCCTGTTGACGGAAAAAACGGCCGCGGCCATTCCGCGCATTGCGGAGCCGTTAGCGGAACGGCTTGCAGGCATCTCGGCATACGAAGTGCGCGTGCTGGTGCATCCGCCGCACGTGTGGTCATTCTTTTTGCCAATCTCGGCCGAGCTCTCGGTGCGCGACCGAAAACGCCAGCTTTTAAAGCAGGCGGCACTCCTCACAGGCACCACCGAGACGCACCGGCTCAGCCTCACGTCCTCTACGGTGCGCACCACAACCGACAGCGAGGGCGATGCGGTGATGTGGGTGCATGTACTGGCGGTGCGTCGCGCCATTGAGGCCCGCCTCTCGCAGCTGGTGAATGCGCTCGACATTCCGCGGTACACGTGGCAACTGAGCACTGCGGCCGCCGCCCGGGCGGCCGCCACGCAAGAGCTCCGCGAGGTTACCCACGAGCAGGCCCTGCGGCCGTATGCACTCTCGGTGGGCCAATTTCCGGGGCACACCGAGTATGCCCTGGCGCGCGACCGGCAGTGGTACTTTAGCCACCACGCCACCAATGCCGCATCGCCCAACGACCGGGCATACTTTGCCGTGGCGCTGCTCAACCGTCTCGAAATTCCGCTGGACGCGATTGGGCGGCTGTTCATCTACGGATTGGACGTAGACCCGTACGCCTACGCACCGCTCCAAACCATTCTCGACATCGAGCCCGAGATCATGGATCCGGCGTGGGCGGTGCAAATCCCTGATGATTTGCACTTGCCCTCGGCCACACCGGGCCCGTTTGTGGCGTCCATTGGGGGCGCGCTGCAATAGCGCGTCGAACCAAACAGATGAACAGAATGTACGAGTGGTCTCTGTTTATCGCACAGCTTGTCTGCCGTTATGCGAATCATTGCTGGTCAACTGAAGGGCCATGGGATCGACGCGCCGCCCGGGCACGCCACGCGCCCGTCGACGGCGCGCACCCGCGAGTCGCTCTTCAACCTCATCGACAGCCGTATCTACCTGGAAGGCGCCACGGTGCTCGACCTGTTTGCCGGAACGGGTGCCTTGGGGCTGGAGGCCCTAAGCCGCGGGGCCGCCCTCGTCACGTTCGTTGAGCAAGATCCGCAAGTGCTGGACTATGCGCGGGCCAATGCCGAGGCGCTGGGCGTTAGCGACCGCTGCATCTTCATCCCCGGTGATGCGGTGCAGTACCTGGAGCGCTACCAGGGGCCGGCACTCGATCTTATCATGGCCGACCCGCCGTACGAACTCCCGGCGCTGGAGCGTTTGCCGGATTTGGCGTTGGAGCACCTCGACACCGACGGCGTGCTTACCCTTGAGCACAGCACGGACCAATGGTTTGACGACCACCCCCGCGAGATGACCACGCGCCGGTACGGCCGCACGGTCGTAACCCTCTTCCGCCCGCCGCTTGCCCCCGTTTCTGACGACGCGTAGCCCGCTATGGACCGCCAGCTTGCGCTGTATCCCGGCACCTTCGATCCGTTTACGTACGGCCACCGCGACGTGCTGGAGCGCGCCCTTCGCCTGTTTGACCAGGTGGAGGTGACGGTGGGCGTGAATGCGGATAAGCAAACGCTGTTTACAACCGAGGAGCGCATTGCGCTGATCCGCGAGTGCACGAGCGACCTGGACGGCGTGCGCGTCGCCTCGCACGAGGGTCTGATTGTGGACCGCGCGGAGGCGACCGGCGCCGTGGCACTGGTGCGCGGGCTGCGGCAGGTGAGCGACTTCGACTACGAGTTTCGGATGGCCTTCGCAAACCGCAAGCTCGCCCCCGACATCGAAACGGTCTTCCTGATGACCTCCGAAGAGTACGCCCTCATCAGCTCCTCGATGGTGCGCGACGCGCACCGCTGGGAGGGCGACGTATCCAAGTTTGTGCCGCCGCCTGTGGTGGAAGCCCTCCACGCGAAGCGCGCCGCTACAGCCGGGGCCCGCTAAACAGCCGCCCGTTATTTTTATCCAAGAGCCCATTGCCATGTCTACTGCTTCTGCCCTTCGCCTCAACCGCCGCGTGGACGCGATGCAACCGTCGGCGACGCTTGCGATGAAGGCGCGCGCCGGGGCCATGCGCCGCGCGGGCCATCCGGTGATTGCCCTAAGCGCGGGCGAGCCGGATTTTAACACGCCGGCACCCATTCGAGAGGCCGGCATTGCCGCCATCCAAAACGGATTCACCAACTACACCGAGAATGCGGGCATGCCGGCGCTGCGCGAGGCGATCGCCGCAAAGCTAGCGGCCGACAACGGACTCAGCTACAGCGCCGACCAAATTTTGTGCTCCAACGGGGCCAAGCAGTCGGTGGCATTGGGCATTCACGTGCTGTGCGACGCGGGCGACGAGGTGCTCATCCCGGCGCCCTACTGGGTCAGCTATCCCGAGATGGCGCGCTTTGCAGGGGCAACGCCGGTTACGCTACCTACGTCGGTGCACGATGGCTACCGGCTGACGCCCGAAGCGCTTGATGCGGCTATTACCGATAAGACGCGGCTGCTGGTGATGTGCTCGCCCTCAAACCCCACGGGGGCCGTGTACACGCCCGACGAACTCGCGGCCCTCGCCGCGGTGGTGCGCGCCTACGATGGCCTCTACGTGCTATCCGACGAAATTTATGAGCACGTGCTGTACGATGCCGAGCATCGGTCGTTTGCCGCGCTGCCGGGCATGCAGGAGCGCACCGTCACCGTCAACGGCTTCTCGAAGGCGTATGCCATGACGGGCTGGCGCCTGGGCTACCTCGCGGCGCCCGCGCCCATCCGGGACGCGGCGGCAAAGGTGCAGGGGCAGTTCACCTCGGCCCCAAGCAGCATCTCACAGAAGGCGGGCATCGCAGCGCTGGAGATGGGACCGGGCCCCGTGCAAGAGATGGTTGCGGCCTTTCGGCAGCGCCGCGACTACGTGCTGGAGCGCTTGCGCGCCCTGCCGGGCGTTACCTGTCCCGAGCCGCAGGGGGCGTTCTACCTCTTCCCGCACATTGCCGACGTGCTCGGCGCCCGCACGCCCGACGGCACGCGCATCGAGAGCAGCGAAGACCTGTGTTTCTATCTCCTGGAGCACTGCCATGTGGCGCTCGTGCCCGGCGAAGCGTTTGGAGCGCCCGAGGGCATGCGCCTGTCGTACGCCTCGTCGATGGAGGATCTGGAAACGGCCCTCGACCGCATCACCGAGGGCCTGAACGCCCTACGCTGAGTCGGGTGCGGGAAGCGTGTACGGAAGGGTGACGGCGAACGTGCTGCCTTCGCCCTCGGTGCTGTTTAGCTGCACCGTGCCGCCCATGAGCTCGATGAGCCGCTTGGTGATGGAAAGCCCGAGCCCGGTGCCCTCTTGATACGACTGGGCGGCAACCCGCTCGAAAGCGTCAAACACTTGGTGCTGATGCGCCGGTGCAATGCCAGGGCCTGTGTCGGCTACTTCAAACGTGACGCCTGCATCGTGCGCGGCGAGGCGAATCGTGACGCTGCCCCGCTCGGTGTACTTAATGGCGTTCGAGGTAAGGTTCGTGAGGATGCGGTGCAGGGCGCGGGCGTCGTGACGGACCTCGACGGGGTGGTCTGGTACGTCGACGTCGAAGCGCAGCCCCTTACTCTCGGCCATCGGGCGCATGAGCTCAGCGCTCTCTTGCACCTGCGTTACCGCGTCGAAGGACGTGGCATCCAGCGCTTCGTTTTTGCCTTCCAGGCGCGCTAGTTCGAGCACGGAGGTCAGCGTATCTTTGAGGCGGTGGGCGCTTTTCTGGATCAGGTCGGCCATCTCGCCAGCCGATCCGTCAACCTCTTCCCGCAAGACATCCGCAAAGCCCACGATGGAGGTGAGCGGCGTGCGGATCTCGTGGCTCATGTTGGCAAGAAAAGTCGACTTCAGGCGACTCAGCTCTTCGGCCCGCACCTTTGCCTGTTCCAGCTCGCGTTCGTAAGCTCGCCGGGCGGTCACATCTTCAATGAGTCCTTCGTAGTACTGGATGTGTCCGTGCGCATCCCGCACGGCATGGGCGCTTTCCAATACCTCAACGGTAGAGCCGTCGGCACACGCAAGTGTTGCGTTGCGGTTTACAATGCGGTCATTCGCTTCGATTGCTTCTTTAAACGCGTTGCGCTCCACATCGGCGAAGTCGCGCGCCTCCAGGTCGATAGAAGCAAGCGGCGTGTCGGGCGGGTAGCCCAGCAAGGTGAGGAGGGCCTCGTTGGCATAGAGGAGGCGCCCGGACGGCGTAGAGCGATAGACGGCGATGGGCAAAGCCGAGAGCAGCGGCATGCCGGGTTCGTCGGCCGACGCATCAGGCGCGGGGCTATCCATCAGGGCGATGACGTCATCAATCTGGGTCCGCAAGGGCGCGGGCAACGGGGCGTCGGCCAGTACACACAGCCACCGGACGCCGGCCGCGGTGCGAATCGGGCGGCTGTACACGGCTCCGTTGAGGGCGTCGTCCGCTTCGTGGAGGATGTGGTCGGTCGGGAGCAATCGAGATGCTGCCCAGGCGGCAAGGGCATCGCGCTCCGACGTCGGTCCGGCATATGCGACTAGCGACCGCTGGGTCGCTGCCGGGGCAAACACGCCGGTTGGCGCGCCCGCCAGCTGATGGACGACGCGAGCCAGGCGGTGCCACGCCGTGCGAGACGCCCCGGCGTTTTGCGCCGATGGCTGCGCCGTGGGGCGATCGGGCGCGGGCTGTTCGGTTGGAGCAGACCAAGCAGCAGGGGTAGATTTTGCCGTACGGTGGGGAGAATGTAGCATAAGTCAGGGATACGTATGGTGGTACGTTTCGTAACATCAAGCAAGGGGCCTGTAAAAACGCCCACATGCTGCTTTCCCTGATCTGGCCCTGCAGGCTTTTTGAAAACACCAAGCGGTGAATATATTCCGTCTCGGTGCCAGTTTGCACAATGTGCCTGCGTGGCCAACGAAGTAAGGTCAAAGCTTACCCCAGTACCCGACAAAAGTCTTGCCACACCGTGCACCAAAAGATGAGACCCCGCAACAGAGTTGTCACGGCCGCGGGGCAAGCAGCAGGGCGAGGCCAAAGAGAAGCGCCAAGACCCCCACGATGGCCGCGCCGCTGGGGAGGTCGGCGGCATAGGCGGCGAGCAAGCCGGCGACCGTGCCGCCAGCACCGATGAGCATGCCGCCCACCGTCATGCCATAAAACGACGTGCTCCACAGCCGGGCCGTGGCCGCGGGGATGACAAGAACGGCGGCCGCCAGCACGATGCCCACAAGTTTTGCGAGCGCCACGGTGGTAACGGCCAGCGCCACATAAAGCATCGCATCGTCGCGCGCTACCGGCAACCCATCGGCCGCCGCAAGGTCGCGGTCGAACGTCGCGTAGGCCCAGCGGCCCCAGAGGAGCACAGAGCCCACGCCAAGCGCAGCCACTCCGCCGATAATCCACAGGTCGGTGCGCTGAATGCCAAGAATGGACCCAAAGAGGTAGGCAAACGCATCGGACGTGGCGGCGGGACGCAGCGACAAAAAGAAAATGCCAAGCGCCATGCTCACGGCGAACAGGACGCCGATGGCCGTGTCTGCACTGAGCCGCTCGGTGCGCTCGATGCCGAACATGAGCAGCGCAATGCCAACGGCAAAAGGCACGGCGACGCCCAGCGGATGCAGGCCCAGCCACAGGCCCAGGGCAACGCCCCCAAACGCAGCGTGCGAGAGCCCGACGCCCAAAAAGCTCATGCGGCGTTGTACGACGAGCGCGCCGTAGTAGCCAGCGAGCGCCCCCAGCACGAGGCCCGCGAGCAGTGCGCGTTGCATAAAGGACGAAGCAAGGACATCCATCATGTCGGGGAGGCGCCCAAGTGCATCGCGTGCGAGTGCCCCACGTGCCCAAAGGCGCGGCGCAGGCAGGCCTCGCTTAGGGCCGTGGCCGGCGGACCGTATTGGATTTGCTCCTGGTCGAGGAGCAGCACGTGGCTGGCGTGATGATACGCCGCATTCCAGTCGTGCGTAACCATTAAGATGGTGGCGTTTTGGGTGTGCCGATACGCCTCCAGGACGTCGTACAAGCCAGCGGCGCCGGTCGCGTCGACCCCGGTGGTCGGCTCATCGAGCAGCAGAAGATCGGGGGTGTGCACCAGGGCCCGCGCGATGTACACGCGCTGTAGCTCGCCGCCCGAGAGTTCGGTGAGCGGGCGGTCGGCAAGGGCTGTGGCGTCTGCGCGCTTCAGGGCCGTCGTTACGCGCTGTTCGGCGTCCGGCGTTCGAAGCCATCCGCCCATCGGCCAACGCCGCTGTGCTGC comes from Salisaeta longa DSM 21114 and encodes:
- a CDS encoding metal ABC transporter ATP-binding protein, whose protein sequence is MPDASPPPVRIADLSVRRGHQLVVRNVHFTAHAGDFVALVGPNGAGKTTILKVLLDLLPAATGTVHLWGHAPAQRPVRRIGYVPQAKTLDRTFPTRAADLLYAAAQRRWPMGGWLRTPDAEQRVTTALKRADATALADRPLTELSGGELQRVYIARALVHTPDLLLLDEPTTGVDATGAAGLYDVLEAYRHTQNATILMVTHDWNAAYHHASHVLLLDQEQIQYGPPATALSEACLRRAFGHVGHSHAMHLGASPT
- a CDS encoding metal ABC transporter permease — its product is MMDVLASSFMQRALLAGLVLGALAGYYGALVVQRRMSFLGVGLSHAAFGGVALGLWLGLHPLGVAVPFAVGIALLMFGIERTERLSADTAIGVLFAVSMALGIFFLSLRPAATSDAFAYLFGSILGIQRTDLWIIGGVAALGVGSVLLWGRWAYATFDRDLAAADGLPVARDDAMLYVALAVTTVALAKLVGIVLAAAVLVIPAATARLWSTSFYGMTVGGMLIGAGGTVAGLLAAYAADLPSGAAIVGVLALLFGLALLLAPRP
- a CDS encoding sensor histidine kinase → MLHSPHRTAKSTPAAWSAPTEQPAPDRPTAQPSAQNAGASRTAWHRLARVVHQLAGAPTGVFAPAATQRSLVAYAGPTSERDALAAWAASRLLPTDHILHEADDALNGAVYSRPIRTAAGVRWLCVLADAPLPAPLRTQIDDVIALMDSPAPDASADEPGMPLLSALPIAVYRSTPSGRLLYANEALLTLLGYPPDTPLASIDLEARDFADVERNAFKEAIEANDRIVNRNATLACADGSTVEVLESAHAVRDAHGHIQYYEGLIEDVTARRAYERELEQAKVRAEELSRLKSTFLANMSHEIRTPLTSIVGFADVLREEVDGSAGEMADLIQKSAHRLKDTLTSVLELARLEGKNEALDATSFDAVTQVQESAELMRPMAESKGLRFDVDVPDHPVEVRHDARALHRILTNLTSNAIKYTERGSVTIRLAAHDAGVTFEVADTGPGIAPAHQHQVFDAFERVAAQSYQEGTGLGLSITKRLIELMGGTVQLNSTEGEGSTFAVTLPYTLPAPDSA
- a CDS encoding pyridoxal phosphate-dependent aminotransferase; the encoded protein is MSTASALRLNRRVDAMQPSATLAMKARAGAMRRAGHPVIALSAGEPDFNTPAPIREAGIAAIQNGFTNYTENAGMPALREAIAAKLAADNGLSYSADQILCSNGAKQSVALGIHVLCDAGDEVLIPAPYWVSYPEMARFAGATPVTLPTSVHDGYRLTPEALDAAITDKTRLLVMCSPSNPTGAVYTPDELAALAAVVRAYDGLYVLSDEIYEHVLYDAEHRSFAALPGMQERTVTVNGFSKAYAMTGWRLGYLAAPAPIRDAAAKVQGQFTSAPSSISQKAGIAALEMGPGPVQEMVAAFRQRRDYVLERLRALPGVTCPEPQGAFYLFPHIADVLGARTPDGTRIESSEDLCFYLLEHCHVALVPGEAFGAPEGMRLSYASSMEDLETALDRITEGLNALR